The Rhizobium indicum genome has a segment encoding these proteins:
- a CDS encoding sugar phosphate isomerase/epimerase family protein codes for MKNAEPQIGCQTFTWEMLGTGWGGGPDDLVRAIADGGYAGLEITDTMIGHYALKPADFARTLTDAGLALVSFAFGSASGFTVAEKIASDLETARRWMDFAANFPGAMVSMGSATVVSDGPRDEKFAIAAECYNRATEIGQSAGVTVAVHPSSHHNTLLFTRNDYDQLFALLDPQVGWVPDTGHILRGGQQIGDTLAAHRDRIRYVHLKDVDAGGTWAMLGEGVCDVPAVISAVRNAPQFIGWIVVEEESDHAGTDPSAAVRANRETLRRLGF; via the coding sequence ATGAAAAATGCTGAGCCGCAGATCGGCTGCCAAACATTCACCTGGGAGATGCTGGGCACGGGTTGGGGCGGCGGTCCGGATGATCTGGTGCGCGCCATTGCCGATGGCGGATATGCCGGTCTCGAAATTACCGATACGATGATCGGTCACTACGCGCTCAAGCCTGCCGACTTTGCCCGCACCCTGACGGATGCCGGCTTGGCGCTGGTTTCCTTTGCCTTCGGCTCCGCCAGCGGCTTCACGGTGGCGGAAAAGATTGCCTCCGATCTCGAAACGGCGCGGCGATGGATGGATTTCGCGGCGAACTTTCCCGGTGCGATGGTATCGATGGGATCGGCGACGGTTGTCTCGGATGGTCCACGCGATGAGAAATTTGCCATTGCGGCCGAGTGCTACAATCGTGCGACCGAGATTGGACAGTCGGCTGGCGTCACTGTAGCTGTCCATCCTTCCTCGCACCACAACACGCTGCTGTTCACGCGGAACGACTATGATCAGCTGTTTGCTCTCTTGGATCCACAAGTGGGTTGGGTGCCGGATACCGGCCATATCCTGCGTGGCGGCCAGCAGATCGGCGACACGCTGGCGGCCCACCGGGACCGGATCCGTTACGTGCATCTGAAGGATGTCGACGCCGGCGGGACCTGGGCGATGCTCGGCGAAGGCGTCTGCGACGTGCCTGCCGTGATTTCGGCCGTTCGCAATGCGCCGCAATTTATCGGCTGGATCGTGGTGGAAGAAGAATCGGACCATGCCGGAACCGATCCTTCCGCCGCCGTTCGCGCGAACCGCGAGACGCTTCGACGTCTGGGATTTTAG
- a CDS encoding ABC transporter ATP-binding protein, translating to MAVVVLDKICKTYGNSYHAIKDLSLTIHDGEFLILVGPSGCGKSTALRMIAGLEEISSGTLSIGGQDVVDLAPKDRDIAMVFQSYALYPHMTVFDNIAFSMKLAGKNKAERSKRVHEIAKILQLEPLLGNKPAQLSGGQRQRVAMGRAMVREPAAFLMDEPLSNLDAKLRVQMRAEIASLQRQLGVTTIYVTHDQTEALTMGDRVAVLKGGVLQQVDTPKALYHRPVNAFVAGFIGSPSMNLFEGRLASGRIHLPGFSIPLSGGAFERAPGLSAFEGKDVIFGVRPEDLYDSRLPSGASHPTIPVVVKSIEELGSELIVHLKIDAVRIDSGDPDAVEDLSGAANAVARFEAVSAVETGQSIDLAIDPAKLHFFHPQTHMAL from the coding sequence GTGGCTGTGGTTGTACTCGACAAAATCTGCAAGACCTATGGAAACAGCTACCATGCGATCAAGGATCTGAGCCTGACGATCCATGATGGCGAGTTTCTGATTCTGGTCGGGCCGTCCGGATGCGGAAAATCGACCGCTCTGCGCATGATTGCCGGGCTCGAGGAAATCAGCAGCGGAACATTGAGCATCGGCGGTCAGGACGTCGTGGATCTCGCGCCCAAGGACCGGGACATTGCCATGGTCTTCCAGAGCTATGCGCTTTATCCGCACATGACCGTCTTTGACAACATCGCCTTTTCAATGAAGCTGGCCGGAAAGAACAAGGCCGAACGCAGCAAGCGCGTGCACGAGATCGCCAAGATCCTGCAGCTGGAGCCCTTGCTGGGCAACAAGCCCGCACAGCTCTCCGGCGGCCAGCGCCAGCGTGTTGCGATGGGCCGCGCCATGGTCCGCGAGCCCGCGGCATTCCTCATGGACGAACCGCTCTCGAACCTCGATGCGAAGCTGCGTGTTCAGATGCGGGCAGAGATCGCAAGCCTGCAGAGACAGCTGGGCGTGACGACGATCTACGTCACGCACGACCAGACCGAAGCGCTGACCATGGGCGATCGGGTCGCGGTGCTGAAGGGCGGCGTGCTGCAGCAGGTGGATACGCCCAAGGCTTTGTATCACCGCCCGGTCAATGCGTTTGTCGCCGGCTTTATCGGTTCGCCGTCGATGAACCTTTTCGAAGGGCGTCTGGCGAGTGGACGGATCCATCTGCCGGGCTTCTCCATTCCCTTGTCCGGCGGCGCCTTCGAGCGTGCTCCCGGTCTATCCGCTTTCGAGGGAAAGGACGTGATCTTTGGGGTCAGGCCCGAGGACCTCTACGACAGCCGGTTGCCGTCTGGAGCCTCCCATCCGACGATCCCGGTTGTCGTGAAGTCGATCGAGGAGCTTGGGTCCGAACTGATCGTGCATTTGAAGATCGACGCGGTCCGGATCGACTCAGGCGACCCCGATGCCGTCGAGGACCTGAGCGGGGCCGCCAACGCGGTCGCACGGTTCGAAGCCGTCAGCGCGGTCGAGACAGGCCAATCGATCGATTTGGCCATCGACCCGGCGAAACTGCACTTTTTCCATCCTCAAACGCATATGGCGCTGTGA
- a CDS encoding class I fructose-bisphosphate aldolase, whose translation MGLGTKVRLARLFSNPSGHLFGGAVDHFVGYGNVREGGLADLPGALRRVMAGGPDYISIQPGAARHLWSEYAGKAALVIQGGCFTADDRIRQLIATPEDAVRYGADALAVAIPVRGATEGEYIRWLTDTVNAAARFEMPVVAHVYPRDFTDGGKIVFTPDEIAYAVRIGFEAGVDVIKVGYTGDFESFRETVATCPIPVVIAGGPKTDTLLGALVQTSEALRAGAKGAVVGRNLWGHGDTTMAARAFKLVIHKGMTPEDALAAAGA comes from the coding sequence ATGGGTCTCGGAACCAAAGTCCGCCTCGCACGCCTGTTCTCGAACCCATCGGGTCATCTGTTCGGAGGCGCCGTCGATCATTTTGTCGGTTATGGCAATGTGCGTGAGGGCGGGCTTGCCGATCTGCCGGGTGCGCTCAGACGCGTCATGGCTGGGGGGCCTGACTACATCAGCATCCAGCCTGGCGCGGCGCGCCACCTGTGGTCGGAATATGCCGGAAAGGCAGCGCTGGTCATTCAGGGCGGTTGCTTCACGGCTGACGACCGCATTCGCCAGCTCATTGCGACCCCGGAAGACGCGGTGCGTTATGGTGCGGACGCACTGGCTGTCGCCATTCCCGTGCGCGGCGCCACAGAAGGAGAGTATATCCGCTGGCTCACCGATACGGTCAACGCCGCTGCCCGCTTCGAGATGCCGGTCGTCGCCCATGTCTATCCCCGCGATTTCACAGATGGCGGCAAGATCGTATTCACGCCGGATGAGATTGCCTATGCGGTGCGCATCGGCTTCGAGGCCGGTGTCGACGTGATCAAGGTCGGCTACACCGGCGATTTCGAATCCTTCCGTGAGACGGTCGCGACCTGCCCGATTCCAGTCGTGATCGCCGGCGGCCCGAAGACCGATACGCTGCTCGGGGCGCTCGTCCAGACGTCGGAAGCACTGCGCGCTGGGGCCAAAGGCGCGGTCGTCGGTCGCAACCTCTGGGGTCACGGCGATACGACCATGGCTGCACGCGCCTTCAAGTTGGTCATTCATAAGGGGATGACGCCGGAGGATGCGCTGGCGGCGGCCGGTGCTTGA
- a CDS encoding PfkB family carbohydrate kinase, translated as MSRPFQVLGFGALAIDDIIYVDRGLTAGKGKVTKRTTDHGGNVATALVAVARLGGRAGFIGWLGDETTADVAGSELERDGVDISLAPRHADAAPIRSVITVGPDGDRFIAYDDDVLHGTSDALPDDVLMQAPVLLIDGYATHSENVVARARALGLAVIADIEWTVGAATDRILAFADHLVLPLAFGREYTGEGDPTMILDKLWSGDRSAVVLTDGERGTYLRQKGDAIRWHLPAYQVQAVDTTGAGDCFHGAYALALARGKSPLDCTAYATAAAAISVTARGGRRGLPDHLMCLAWMAAENAPEPMPMPMPGCQK; from the coding sequence GTGTCGCGCCCTTTCCAGGTTCTGGGCTTCGGCGCCCTGGCAATCGATGACATCATCTATGTCGATCGGGGGCTGACGGCCGGCAAGGGGAAAGTGACGAAGCGCACCACGGACCATGGCGGCAACGTGGCGACGGCCCTTGTTGCCGTCGCCCGGCTCGGCGGGCGGGCCGGCTTCATCGGCTGGCTCGGCGATGAGACAACGGCCGACGTGGCGGGCAGCGAGCTCGAGCGGGACGGTGTCGACATATCGCTGGCTCCCCGCCACGCGGATGCTGCGCCGATCCGCTCCGTGATCACGGTCGGTCCCGACGGCGACCGGTTCATCGCCTATGACGACGATGTGCTGCACGGCACGTCGGATGCGCTGCCCGATGATGTTCTGATGCAAGCCCCGGTACTGTTGATCGATGGTTATGCCACGCACTCGGAAAACGTCGTGGCGCGCGCACGCGCCCTGGGTCTGGCCGTGATTGCCGATATTGAATGGACGGTGGGCGCCGCGACCGACCGGATCCTGGCTTTTGCCGATCATCTGGTGCTGCCGCTTGCCTTCGGGCGGGAGTACACCGGCGAGGGTGATCCCACGATGATCCTGGACAAACTCTGGTCCGGGGATCGGTCCGCGGTTGTCCTGACCGATGGCGAGCGAGGGACCTACCTCCGCCAGAAAGGCGATGCCATCCGCTGGCATTTGCCAGCCTACCAGGTTCAGGCGGTCGACACGACCGGCGCCGGTGATTGCTTTCACGGTGCCTACGCTCTTGCCCTCGCGAGGGGTAAGAGCCCGCTTGATTGCACTGCCTATGCCACGGCGGCTGCCGCCATTTCCGTGACCGCACGGGGAGGGCGCCGAGGCCTGCCAGATCACCTGATGTGCCTGGCATGGATGGCGGCGGAGAATGCGCCTGAGCCGATGCCGATGCCGATGCCGGGATGCCAAAAATGA
- a CDS encoding DeoR/GlpR family DNA-binding transcription regulator: protein MLAEQRRQQIMLELQRVGQARTRQLAEFFEVSEVTIRSDLEIMDAKKQLIKTHGGAIALPSDSPAAAFEERMQRNFDAKRRIAQMAARQIIDNQSIVFDSGSTLLQVAMQMPPVNNVVVATTAMNIAQHLMYRPGLDVHMIGGRVFPSTVSTIVQDSDKAVGGLVAHQAFVGAHAIDQAFDVVDVSEDVARTKRNLVRMARRVVLVADSSKFDIGASSKAFSLSRVDLIITDSNMPHSIRHRLDKLGVEVRYA from the coding sequence ATGCTTGCAGAACAGAGGCGGCAGCAGATCATGCTGGAACTTCAACGGGTCGGCCAGGCACGCACCCGCCAGCTCGCGGAATTCTTCGAGGTCTCGGAAGTGACGATCCGCTCCGATCTCGAAATCATGGACGCCAAAAAGCAGTTGATCAAAACGCATGGCGGGGCAATCGCCCTGCCGTCCGACTCTCCGGCAGCGGCTTTCGAGGAACGCATGCAACGCAATTTCGATGCGAAGCGACGCATCGCCCAGATGGCTGCGCGACAGATCATCGATAACCAGTCGATCGTCTTCGACAGCGGTTCGACGCTGTTGCAGGTGGCCATGCAGATGCCACCGGTCAACAACGTCGTGGTTGCGACGACGGCAATGAACATCGCCCAGCATCTGATGTACCGGCCAGGGCTCGACGTGCACATGATCGGCGGCCGCGTGTTTCCCAGCACCGTGAGCACGATCGTACAGGACTCCGACAAGGCGGTCGGCGGGCTCGTCGCCCACCAGGCCTTTGTCGGCGCCCACGCGATCGATCAGGCCTTCGATGTCGTCGATGTCTCCGAGGACGTGGCGCGGACCAAGCGCAACCTGGTTCGCATGGCCCGGCGTGTCGTCCTCGTGGCGGATTCGAGCAAATTTGACATCGGCGCCTCCTCCAAAGCCTTCTCGCTGTCACGCGTCGATCTGATCATCACGGATAGCAACATGCCGCACAGCATCCGTCACCGGTTGGACAAGCTGGGCGTGGAGGTTCGCTACGCGTGA